Within Stella humosa, the genomic segment ACATCCTGGACTTGGCACCAGGGCGCAGCCTGCTGCACCACCTGGCCGGGCGGGGCCTGCGCCCCTATCTCGTCGATTGGGCTGCACCCGGCCCCGAAGAGCGCGGCTTCGACCTGACGGCCTATGTCGCCGGCCGGCTGGAAGCCGCGCTCGACGCCGTCGTAGCCCTGGAGGGCGGGCCGGTCGCGGTGCTGGGCTATTGCATGGGGGGCGACCTGGCGCTGGCGCTCGCCTGCCGCCGGCCGCGCGACGTGTGCCGCCTGGCGCTGCTGGCGACGCCGTGGGATTTCCATGCCGAGCGCGGCGGCCAGGCCCGCGCCATCGCCGCCTGGTTTTCCACCGCCGAGCCCTGGATCGCCCGCTGGGGCGACCTGCCGGTCGACCTGCTGCAGATGCTGTTCATGGCGCTCGATCCGGCGCTGGCCCTGCGCAAGTTCTCGTCCTTCGCCGATCTCGACCCGACCGGCGACAAGGCGCATGCCTTCGTGGCGCTGGAGGACTGGCTGAACGACGGCGTGCCGCTGGCCGCCCCGGTGGCACGGGAATGCCTGGTCGACTGGTACGGCGCCAACGCGCCGGCCCGACGCGCCTGGCGCGTGGCGGGCCGCGTGGTCGACCCCGCGGCGCTGCGCATGCCGACCCTGGTGATGGCCCCGCAGCAGGACCGCATCGTGCCCCACGCGTCCGCCACGGCGCTTGCCGCCGCCATTCCAGGCGCCACCCTGCTGTCGCCGACCCTGGGCCATATCGGCATGATCGCCGGGGGCGGCGCGCCGGCGGCGGTCTGGGCGCCGCTGGCCGGCTGGCTGGACTCGGGTCCGGGCGATCCCTAGATTGCGGGTTCCGACCCACCCAGGAGCGCACCCCATGACCGACGTGGTGATCGCCGCCGCGGCCCGCACACCGATCGGCGCCTTCAACGGCACCCTTTCCAGCGTTCCCGCCCACTATCTGGGACAGGTCGCGATCACCGCCGCGCTGGAGCGGGCCAAGGTCGACCCGGCCGAGGTGGACGAGGTGGTGCTGGGCCAGATCCTGACCGCGGCCGCCGGCCAGAACCCCGCCCGCCAGGCCGCGATCGCCGCCGGCATCCCGGTCGAGCGCACGGCCTACGGCATCAACCAGCTCTGCGGGTCCGGCCTGCGCGCGGTGGCGCTCGGTTTCCAGGCGATCTTGCTGGGGGATGCCAAGATCGTCGTCGCCGGCGGCCAGGAAAGCATGAGCCAGGCCCCCCACGCCGCCTATCTGCGCAGCGGCGTGAAGATGGGCCCGGCCGAGTTCGTCGACACCATGATCAAGGACGGGCTGTGGGATGCCTTCCACGGCTACCACATGGGTAACACGGCCGAGAACGTGGCCCAGAAGTGGCAAATCACCCGCGAGCAGCAGGACGCCTTTGCGGCCGCCTCGCAGCAGAAGGCCGAGGCCGCCCAGAAGGCCGGCCGCTTCGCCGACGAGATCGTCCCCGTCACCATCAAGGGCCGCAAGGGCGACACGGTCATCGACACCGACGAGTACCCCAAGCACGGCACCACGGCCGAGACGCTGGCCAAGCTGCGCGCGGCCTTCGACAAGAACGGAACGGTGACGGCGGGCAACGCGTCCGGCATCAATGACGGCGCGGCGGTGGCCGTGCTGATGTCGGCCGACGAGGCGAACCGGCGCGGCATCACGCCCCTCGCCCGCATCGTCTCGTGGGCGACCGCCGGCGTCGACCCGGCGATCATGGGCACGGGGCCGATCCCGGCCAGCCGCGCGGCACTCGCCAAGGCCGGCTGGAGCAAGGACGACCTCGACCTGGTGGAAGCCAACGAGGCGTTCGCGGCCCAGGCCTGCGCGGTCAACAAGGAACTGGCCTGGGACACCAGCCGGGTCAACGTGAATGGCGGCGCCATCGCGCTCGGCCATCCCATCGGCGCGTCGGGTGCCCGCGTGCTGACCACGCTCCTCTACGAGATGGGCCGGCGCGGCGCCCATAAGGGCCTGGCCACCTTGTGCATCGGCGGCGGCATGGGTGTCGCCATGTGCGTCGAACGCGACTAGACCCCCGACTTCTCGCCGCCAGATCATGCGCGGGCCGCCCCGAATGGGGCGGCCCGCCTCATTTCTGCCCGAGGCCCGGACTATCAAGCGCGCGAGGGCGCCTCGTCCGCACGGGACCGCTGGCGGCGGTCGCCGCCGCATGGTCTGATGCGTGCAAGTCGACGCCGCCCACGAGCGTCGCAGATCGGGAGGAGACATCATGGCAGGACGGGTAGCGCTAGTGACCGGCGGCACGCGCGGCATCGGCCGGGCGATCGCCGAGGCCCTGCAGAAGGCAGGCTACACGGTGGCCGCCAACTATGGCGGCAACGAAGAGATCGCGAAGGCCTTCACGGCCGAGACGGGGATTCCCGCCTACAAGTTCGACGTCGCCGACTTTGCCGCCTGCCAGGAAGGCATCGGCCGCGTCACGGCCGACCTGGGGCCGATCGAGGTCCTGGTGAACAATGCCGGCATCACGCGCGACACGACGATCCACCGCATGACGTTCGAGCAGTGGAACGCGGTCATCCAGACCAACCTCGCCTCCTGCTTCAACCTGAGCCGCCTCGTGATCGACGGCATGCGCGAGCGCAATTTCGGCCGCATCGTGAATATCGGCTCGATCAACGGGCAGGCCGGCCAGTATGGCCAGGTCAACTACGCCGCCGCCAAGTCCGGCATCCACGGCTTCACCAAGGCCCTGGCCCAGGAAGGTGCCGCCAAGGGCATCACCGTTAACGCCATCGCGCCCGGCTACATCGACACCGAGATGGTGCGCGCGGTGCCCCCCAACGTGCTGGAGAAGATCGTCGCCCGCGTGCCGGTAGGCCGGCTCGGCCGGGCCGACGAGATCGCCCGCGGGGTGCTGTTCCTGGTCGCCGACGATGCCGGCTTCATCACCGGATCGACGCTGTCGATCAACGGCGGCCAGCACATGTACTGACCGGCCACCGGCCCCATCCGGGCCGGCGGATTGCGGAGGTGGAGCGGGGATGATCGTCCTGTCGAGCGGGCGGGCGACGGCGCTGGGCGCCCTCGCCATCCTGCTGTGGTCGACGCTGGCGTTGCTGACGACCATGGCCGGCCCCGTTCCACCCTTCCTCATGGTCGCCCTGACCTTCGCCATCGCCTTCGTGGCCGCGCTCTGCCTGTGGGT encodes:
- a CDS encoding alpha/beta fold hydrolase; protein product: MRSASPGSNPPFAGPLADLAEPLRAVDPEAFSAALDHELRDRADRFLRGLELYRHHPYRRELPDMPAVWGEGTTTLRQYGRPGAPGPAVLVVPSLVNRAYILDLAPGRSLLHHLAGRGLRPYLVDWAAPGPEERGFDLTAYVAGRLEAALDAVVALEGGPVAVLGYCMGGDLALALACRRPRDVCRLALLATPWDFHAERGGQARAIAAWFSTAEPWIARWGDLPVDLLQMLFMALDPALALRKFSSFADLDPTGDKAHAFVALEDWLNDGVPLAAPVARECLVDWYGANAPARRAWRVAGRVVDPAALRMPTLVMAPQQDRIVPHASATALAAAIPGATLLSPTLGHIGMIAGGGAPAAVWAPLAGWLDSGPGDP
- a CDS encoding acetyl-CoA C-acetyltransferase; protein product: MTDVVIAAAARTPIGAFNGTLSSVPAHYLGQVAITAALERAKVDPAEVDEVVLGQILTAAAGQNPARQAAIAAGIPVERTAYGINQLCGSGLRAVALGFQAILLGDAKIVVAGGQESMSQAPHAAYLRSGVKMGPAEFVDTMIKDGLWDAFHGYHMGNTAENVAQKWQITREQQDAFAAASQQKAEAAQKAGRFADEIVPVTIKGRKGDTVIDTDEYPKHGTTAETLAKLRAAFDKNGTVTAGNASGINDGAAVAVLMSADEANRRGITPLARIVSWATAGVDPAIMGTGPIPASRAALAKAGWSKDDLDLVEANEAFAAQACAVNKELAWDTSRVNVNGGAIALGHPIGASGARVLTTLLYEMGRRGAHKGLATLCIGGGMGVAMCVERD
- the phbB gene encoding acetoacetyl-CoA reductase; the encoded protein is MAGRVALVTGGTRGIGRAIAEALQKAGYTVAANYGGNEEIAKAFTAETGIPAYKFDVADFAACQEGIGRVTADLGPIEVLVNNAGITRDTTIHRMTFEQWNAVIQTNLASCFNLSRLVIDGMRERNFGRIVNIGSINGQAGQYGQVNYAAAKSGIHGFTKALAQEGAAKGITVNAIAPGYIDTEMVRAVPPNVLEKIVARVPVGRLGRADEIARGVLFLVADDAGFITGSTLSINGGQHMY